Proteins encoded together in one Micromonospora auratinigra window:
- a CDS encoding alpha-hydroxy acid oxidase, with product MADPTDTLPEVAFVPPASLADFAAPARAVLPAGVWDFVEGGSGTETTLAANRAALDRVAVLPRVLTGVDIPDTAADLPGGRYAQPVAVAPMAYQKLLHPDGEVALAAAARTAGVPYVASTVASAPLEEVAAAGGDVWFQLYWLRDRDLVADLVDRAHTAGCTALMVTVDVPVLGRRLRDVRNGFTLPPQVTAANLAGGRDDLAHRGAPGTSAVAAHTGAVFQPAMSWADLAWLRERTRLPLVVKGVLDPRDAVRAAETGADAVVVSNHGGRQLDGAPASATVLPDVVTAVGPRCTVLFDGGVRGGTDVLRALALGASGVLVGRPLLWALAAGGRAGAEAALGLLAAELRDALTLAGCADPGAARHLRTLIGG from the coding sequence ATGGCTGACCCCACCGACACGCTGCCCGAGGTCGCGTTCGTGCCGCCGGCCAGCCTGGCGGACTTCGCCGCGCCGGCCCGGGCGGTGCTGCCGGCCGGCGTGTGGGACTTCGTCGAGGGCGGCAGCGGCACGGAGACCACCCTCGCCGCCAACCGGGCGGCCCTGGACCGGGTGGCGGTGCTGCCCCGGGTGCTGACCGGCGTGGACATCCCGGACACCGCGGCGGACCTGCCCGGCGGCCGGTACGCCCAGCCGGTCGCGGTCGCGCCGATGGCGTACCAGAAACTGCTGCACCCGGACGGTGAGGTGGCGCTGGCCGCCGCCGCCCGGACGGCCGGCGTGCCGTACGTGGCCTCCACGGTCGCCTCCGCGCCGCTGGAGGAGGTCGCGGCGGCCGGCGGGGACGTCTGGTTCCAGCTCTACTGGCTGCGCGACCGGGACCTGGTGGCCGACCTGGTGGACCGGGCGCACACCGCCGGCTGCACGGCGCTGATGGTGACCGTGGACGTGCCGGTGCTCGGCCGCCGGCTGCGCGACGTCCGCAACGGCTTCACCCTGCCGCCGCAGGTGACCGCCGCGAACCTGGCCGGCGGCCGGGACGACCTGGCGCACCGGGGCGCCCCCGGCACGTCGGCGGTGGCGGCGCACACCGGGGCGGTCTTCCAACCGGCGATGAGCTGGGCGGACCTGGCCTGGCTGCGGGAGCGTACCCGGCTGCCGCTGGTGGTGAAGGGGGTCCTCGACCCGCGCGACGCGGTGCGCGCGGCGGAGACCGGCGCGGACGCGGTGGTGGTCTCCAACCACGGCGGCCGGCAGCTCGACGGCGCCCCGGCGTCGGCCACCGTGCTGCCCGACGTGGTCACCGCGGTCGGTCCGCGCTGCACGGTGCTCTTCGACGGCGGGGTGCGCGGCGGCACCGACGTGCTGCGCGCGCTGGCGCTGGGCGCGAGCGGCGTGCTGGTCGGCCGGCCGCTGCTCTGGGCGTTGGCGGCCGGCGGCCGGGCCGGCGCCGAGGCGGCCCTCGGGCTGCTCGCCGCCGAACTGCGCGACGCGCTCACCCTCGCCGGCTGCGCCGACCCGGGCGCGGCCCGGCACCTGCGAACCCTGATCGGAGGCTGA
- the araB gene encoding ribulokinase, whose product MGRYVIGVDFGTLSGRAVVVDVADGAELGSAVHAYRHGVITERLPDGGPSLPPDWALQDPADHREVLRTAVPEALRVAGVDPAEVIGIGVDATSCTVLPTRADGTPLAELTLFRDRPHAWPKLWKHHSAQRQADRITALAAARGEPWLPRYGGRVSAEWQLAKAVELVEQDPEVFHRAERWIETADWLVWQLCGTETRNLSAAGFKGLHQDGHHPAPHFLAALHPDLPALLAKVDGPLLPPGARAGALTAEAARRTGLPAGIAVAVGAIDAHVTAAAAGAVAPGRMLAVLGTSTCLIMNGEHRREVPGSCGVVEHGVTAGRWGYEAGQSGVGDIFAWFLDRALPAGYAEQARRRGVPVPDLLDALAADQPVGGHGLLALDWHSGNRSVLMDHELSGVLVGLTLATRPEEIWRALLEATAFGARTVVEAFEAAGVPVEELTAAGGLTGNRLLLRTYADVLRRPLHVLDTAHPAARGAAVHAAVAAGAYPDIEAASAAMAAPRRETWHPDPARAAAYDELYADYRELHDHFGRGGTEILHRLRARRRTATP is encoded by the coding sequence GTGGGCCGGTACGTCATCGGGGTGGACTTCGGCACCCTCTCCGGCCGGGCCGTGGTGGTCGACGTGGCCGACGGCGCGGAACTCGGCAGCGCGGTGCACGCGTACCGGCACGGGGTGATCACCGAGCGGCTGCCCGACGGCGGGCCGTCGCTGCCGCCGGACTGGGCGTTGCAGGACCCGGCCGACCACCGGGAGGTGCTGCGCACCGCGGTGCCCGAGGCGCTGCGGGTGGCCGGGGTCGACCCGGCGGAGGTGATCGGCATCGGTGTCGACGCCACCTCCTGCACGGTGCTGCCCACCCGGGCCGACGGCACCCCGCTGGCCGAGCTGACCCTGTTCCGGGACCGCCCGCACGCCTGGCCGAAGCTCTGGAAGCACCACTCCGCACAGCGGCAGGCGGACCGGATCACCGCGCTCGCCGCCGCCCGCGGCGAGCCCTGGCTGCCCCGCTACGGCGGTCGGGTCTCCGCCGAGTGGCAGCTCGCCAAGGCCGTCGAGCTGGTGGAGCAGGACCCGGAGGTGTTCCACCGGGCCGAGCGGTGGATCGAGACCGCCGACTGGCTGGTCTGGCAGCTCTGCGGCACCGAGACCCGCAACCTGTCGGCGGCCGGCTTCAAGGGGCTGCACCAGGACGGCCACCACCCGGCCCCGCACTTCCTCGCCGCGCTGCACCCCGACCTGCCGGCGCTGCTGGCCAAGGTCGACGGGCCGCTGCTGCCACCCGGGGCCCGGGCCGGCGCGCTGACCGCCGAGGCCGCCCGCCGGACCGGTCTGCCGGCCGGGATCGCGGTCGCCGTCGGGGCCATCGACGCGCACGTCACCGCCGCTGCGGCCGGCGCGGTCGCCCCCGGCCGGATGCTCGCCGTGCTCGGCACCTCCACCTGCCTGATCATGAACGGGGAGCACCGCCGGGAGGTGCCCGGCAGTTGCGGCGTGGTCGAGCACGGGGTGACCGCCGGCCGGTGGGGCTACGAGGCCGGGCAGAGCGGTGTCGGTGACATCTTCGCCTGGTTCCTCGACCGGGCGCTGCCCGCCGGGTACGCCGAACAGGCCCGCCGCCGGGGCGTGCCGGTGCCCGACCTGCTGGACGCCCTCGCCGCCGACCAGCCGGTCGGCGGGCACGGGCTGCTGGCGCTGGACTGGCACAGCGGCAACCGGTCGGTGCTGATGGACCACGAGCTGAGCGGCGTGCTGGTCGGGCTCACCCTGGCCACCCGCCCCGAGGAGATCTGGCGGGCCCTGCTGGAGGCCACCGCGTTCGGCGCCCGCACCGTGGTCGAGGCGTTCGAGGCCGCCGGGGTGCCCGTCGAGGAGTTGACCGCCGCCGGTGGGCTGACCGGCAACCGGCTGCTGCTGCGCACGTACGCCGATGTGCTGCGCCGCCCGCTGCACGTGCTCGACACCGCGCACCCGGCGGCGCGGGGCGCGGCGGTCCACGCGGCGGTGGCCGCCGGGGCGTACCCGGACATCGAGGCCGCCTCGGCGGCGATGGCCGCGCCGCGCCGCGAGACCTGGCACCCCGACCCGGCCCGCGCCGCCGCCTACGACGAGCTGTACGCCGACTACC
- a CDS encoding aminotransferase-like domain-containing protein, producing the protein MEPVDLTVDTLHASVDDPALNSMNFLNEVAQHYPDAVSLAAGRPYEEFFDSGVLPAYLDRFRRHLADDLGLSPAQVDRTLLQYGRTKGIVHHLISRNLAVDEGLTVDPETIVVTVGCQEAMFLVLRALRAGPADVLFAVAPTYVGLTGAARLVDLPVRPVRGGPDGIDLADLRAQLHRARAEGLRPRGCYVMPDFANPSGVSMDVAQRRRLLDLAAEEELLLIEDNPYGLFPAGDGDRPPTLKALDTRRRVVYLGSFAKTVLPGARVGYVVADQRVAGSDGTVGPLADQLAKIKSMVTVNTSPIAQAVIGGALLAHDCSLAAANVRERAAYARNLRHLTDGLARRFPPGGPVGWNVPAGGFFVVVTVPFPVDDALLHRSARRYGVLWTPMGHFYDDGAAVRALRLSISAVTPDRIDLGLDRLAALITDELAAVGPVRR; encoded by the coding sequence GTGGAGCCGGTGGACCTGACCGTGGACACGCTGCACGCCAGCGTCGACGACCCCGCGCTGAACTCGATGAACTTCCTCAACGAGGTGGCCCAGCACTACCCGGACGCGGTCTCGCTCGCCGCCGGCCGCCCGTACGAGGAGTTCTTCGACTCGGGCGTGCTCCCCGCGTACCTGGACCGGTTCCGCCGGCACCTCGCCGACGACCTGGGGCTGAGCCCGGCCCAGGTGGACCGGACCCTGCTGCAGTACGGCCGGACGAAGGGCATCGTGCACCACCTGATCTCCCGCAACCTCGCGGTGGACGAGGGGCTGACCGTCGACCCGGAGACGATCGTGGTGACGGTGGGCTGCCAGGAGGCGATGTTCCTGGTGCTGCGGGCGTTGCGGGCCGGGCCGGCGGACGTGCTGTTCGCCGTCGCGCCCACCTACGTCGGGCTGACCGGGGCCGCCCGCCTGGTCGACCTGCCGGTGCGCCCGGTGCGCGGCGGCCCGGACGGGATCGACCTGGCGGACCTGCGCGCGCAGCTGCACCGGGCCCGGGCCGAGGGGCTGCGTCCGCGCGGCTGCTACGTGATGCCGGACTTCGCGAACCCGTCCGGGGTGAGCATGGACGTGGCGCAGCGGCGGCGGCTGCTCGACCTGGCCGCCGAGGAGGAGCTGCTGCTCATCGAGGACAACCCGTACGGCCTCTTCCCGGCCGGCGACGGGGACCGGCCGCCCACCCTGAAGGCGCTGGACACCCGGCGCCGGGTGGTCTACCTGGGCTCCTTCGCCAAGACGGTGCTGCCCGGGGCCCGGGTCGGCTACGTCGTCGCCGACCAGCGGGTGGCCGGCTCGGACGGCACGGTCGGGCCGCTCGCCGACCAGCTCGCGAAGATCAAGAGCATGGTCACGGTGAACACGTCACCGATCGCGCAGGCGGTGATCGGTGGCGCGCTGCTGGCCCACGACTGCTCGCTGGCCGCCGCGAACGTCCGGGAGCGGGCCGCGTACGCGCGCAACCTGCGGCACCTGACCGACGGGTTGGCCCGCCGCTTCCCGCCCGGCGGTCCGGTGGGCTGGAACGTGCCGGCCGGCGGCTTCTTCGTGGTGGTGACCGTGCCGTTCCCGGTGGACGACGCGCTGCTGCACCGCTCGGCGCGCCGCTACGGGGTGCTCTGGACCCCGATGGGGCACTTCTACGACGACGGGGCGGCGGTGCGGGCCCTGCGGCTGTCCATCAGCGCGGTCACCCCGGACCGGATCGACCTGGGGCTGGACCGGCTCGCCGCGCTGATCACCGACGAGCTGGCCGCCGTCGGGCCCGTCCGTAGATAA